Proteins from a genomic interval of Asticcacaulis sp. AND118:
- a CDS encoding ATP-dependent endonuclease, which produces MKIYSVAIENFRGIHSARLVLPDHAVLIGDNNTGKSSVFEAIDLALGPDRLSRRPPVDEHDFYQGRYLPTPNPEAPDGAEPGPAPKITIEVTITNLSPEQEARFGANVEWLNTATGNFYQEANPAGVDAAEIKAALRVTFVGEYDPDEDDFVGNSYFTRSLSEDETPASFSKKDKQHCGFLFLRSLRTGSRALSLEHGSLLDIILRLKEIRPQMWEGTIGTLAAFDVASDPAIGISGVLESIDKSLKKYVPREWGVKPHLKVSNLTREHLRKVITAFIATGAGDHAAPFFRQGTGTINMLVLAMLSQIAEDKQNVIFAMEEAETAIPPYAQKRIVHELRKLSAQSLFTSHSPYVLEEFSLEETVILSRSDDGQLSQSKIELPESIKHKRYRQDFRTRFCEGLLSRRVLIAEGATEATSFPVVARRLAELNPATYASLEALGVCVIDAGSETQIADLGALYKSLGKRTFALCDKQTDAAKMAIEAQVEQLFMHDEKGIEDMILKNTTQAALERFADQIDWPQHLLVKYPDPKAQASAAIKDYFGWSKGNWGIAEFLAQCSEAEIPQWLRNACVKLKELCDPPPAADDDDLFADLLG; this is translated from the coding sequence GTGAAAATATACTCGGTAGCGATCGAAAACTTTCGCGGCATCCATTCGGCCAGACTTGTCCTGCCTGACCACGCCGTGTTGATCGGCGACAACAACACCGGCAAATCCTCGGTATTCGAGGCGATCGATCTCGCCTTGGGGCCAGACCGGCTTAGCCGGCGACCGCCAGTGGATGAGCATGATTTCTATCAGGGGCGCTATCTTCCCACACCAAATCCAGAGGCTCCGGACGGTGCTGAGCCAGGCCCCGCGCCAAAAATCACGATCGAGGTGACGATCACCAATCTGTCGCCGGAGCAGGAGGCGCGATTTGGAGCCAACGTCGAGTGGCTGAATACGGCTACCGGAAATTTTTATCAGGAGGCGAACCCGGCAGGGGTAGATGCTGCTGAGATCAAGGCGGCGCTACGCGTCACATTCGTCGGCGAATACGATCCCGATGAGGATGATTTTGTCGGCAACAGTTATTTCACGCGCAGCCTTTCGGAGGATGAGACGCCTGCGTCGTTCTCGAAGAAAGACAAGCAACATTGCGGCTTTCTTTTCTTGCGTTCTCTGAGGACCGGATCTCGGGCACTCAGCTTGGAACACGGCAGCCTGTTGGACATCATTCTACGGCTGAAGGAAATCCGGCCGCAGATGTGGGAAGGGACGATTGGAACGCTCGCAGCCTTCGATGTCGCAAGCGACCCGGCCATCGGCATTTCGGGGGTACTCGAGAGCATCGACAAATCGCTGAAGAAATACGTTCCGCGCGAATGGGGTGTAAAGCCGCACCTGAAAGTGTCGAACCTGACGCGCGAGCATTTGCGCAAGGTCATCACCGCGTTCATCGCTACTGGTGCGGGCGATCATGCCGCTCCCTTCTTTCGGCAGGGAACGGGTACGATCAACATGCTCGTGCTCGCGATGCTGTCACAGATCGCCGAGGATAAGCAGAATGTCATTTTCGCTATGGAGGAAGCCGAAACGGCCATTCCGCCATATGCGCAGAAGCGGATTGTCCATGAGCTGCGCAAGCTGTCGGCGCAGTCGCTCTTCACGTCGCACTCGCCCTATGTGCTCGAAGAGTTCAGTCTCGAGGAAACCGTCATCCTCTCGCGATCGGACGATGGCCAACTGAGCCAATCAAAAATTGAGTTGCCGGAGAGCATCAAGCACAAGCGTTATCGGCAGGATTTCCGAACCCGGTTTTGCGAAGGACTCCTTTCGCGCCGGGTTCTCATCGCCGAAGGTGCCACGGAGGCGACTTCCTTTCCTGTAGTGGCGCGGCGACTGGCAGAGCTTAACCCGGCTACCTATGCGTCTTTGGAAGCCTTGGGCGTCTGCGTGATAGACGCTGGAAGCGAGACCCAGATCGCCGACCTTGGAGCGCTGTACAAAAGCCTCGGGAAACGGACCTTTGCATTATGCGACAAGCAGACGGATGCCGCCAAGATGGCCATAGAGGCCCAGGTGGAACAACTGTTCATGCATGACGAGAAGGGTATTGAGGATATGATCCTCAAGAACACCACTCAAGCTGCCCTGGAGCGGTTTGCCGATCAGATTGATTGGCCGCAACACCTTCTCGTGAAATACCCTGATCCGAAGGCTCAGGCTTCTGCGGCGATTAAGGACTATTTTGGCTGGTCGAAAGGGAATTGGGGAATAGCTGAATTCTTGGCACAGTGTTCCGAGGCTGAGATTCCGCAATGGCTACGCAATGCCTGCGTTAAGCTGAAAGAGCTGTGTGATCCGCCGCCGGCGGCTGATGACGACGATCTATTCGCGGACCTTCTCGGATAG
- a CDS encoding UvrD-helicase domain-containing protein: MVDLTETQKEILQAGGHQLVTGGPGSGKTTVSILKAAKISREKLKPGQRILFLSFARATVSRVLEAIDEESAITREERRQIEVDTYHSFFWRILKAHGYLVGFPRRMTILTPPNEAIALSTVRSGYKAAKNLSDEEKAEKRSKEEAERARLATEEGKVCFDLFAGRVATLLHGSGKVRALISTMYPYIVLDEFQDTSEDQWRVVQALGTNSTLIALADPEQRIFDFIGADPERLNHFKAAFAPTIHDLAGDNHRSKGTEIALFGNDILTGKFRQNDYKGIGCTLFESNPNQAYASLVGQVLQARKRLIETGRSDWSLAILVPTKKMTRMVSDILREPFGNVPPISHTAAVDMEGPLLAAEIIAFLLQQRQHDGCFDEFVELICSYFHGRGGATPTKGDMDEAARFRAALAKWNDCLATERPTPGNSVLKGTYSVHQAVAALTFSGDPDADWVMVRGVLEAGACQRLKDVAKDARNVRLLERGMQLRRGLAQDWRDIGGYGNALAITRQSFVQEHFATAHKPESGIVVMNMHKAKGKQFDEVVIFEGWPKRFKGEIVANPDRIVSGNVHDGVMTQARQNFRVSVTRAKERTTIMTPRDDVCVLLRPGAA; encoded by the coding sequence ATGGTCGACCTAACCGAAACGCAGAAGGAAATTTTACAAGCCGGTGGACATCAACTCGTTACCGGCGGTCCCGGTTCGGGGAAGACTACCGTATCTATCCTCAAAGCGGCCAAAATTTCCCGGGAGAAATTGAAGCCAGGACAGCGCATCCTTTTTCTTAGCTTCGCGCGTGCTACCGTTTCGCGCGTTCTAGAGGCGATCGACGAAGAAAGCGCAATCACGCGGGAGGAGAGGCGACAGATCGAGGTCGATACCTACCATTCGTTCTTCTGGCGAATCCTCAAAGCGCACGGATACCTTGTCGGATTCCCAAGGCGTATGACGATCCTGACGCCTCCGAATGAGGCGATCGCGTTGTCGACGGTTCGAAGCGGCTACAAGGCGGCCAAGAATTTGTCGGACGAGGAAAAGGCAGAGAAGCGCTCGAAGGAGGAAGCGGAGCGCGCCCGGTTGGCGACAGAAGAAGGAAAGGTTTGCTTCGACCTGTTCGCGGGGCGAGTGGCAACCCTATTGCATGGCTCAGGTAAGGTCCGAGCACTCATCTCGACGATGTATCCGTACATTGTCTTGGATGAGTTTCAGGACACTAGCGAAGATCAATGGCGAGTCGTCCAGGCGCTCGGCACCAACAGCACTTTGATTGCTCTTGCCGACCCGGAGCAGCGCATCTTCGATTTCATCGGCGCCGATCCGGAAAGGTTGAACCACTTTAAGGCGGCTTTCGCCCCCACGATCCACGATCTCGCCGGTGACAACCATCGGAGCAAGGGCACCGAGATTGCCCTATTCGGGAACGACATCCTGACGGGAAAATTTCGTCAGAATGACTACAAAGGGATCGGCTGTACGCTGTTTGAGTCGAACCCCAACCAGGCTTATGCCTCACTGGTCGGTCAGGTGTTGCAAGCCCGGAAGCGGTTGATCGAGACCGGCCGCAGCGATTGGTCATTGGCGATTCTCGTGCCGACCAAAAAAATGACCCGGATGGTGTCGGATATTCTGCGTGAGCCATTCGGCAATGTCCCGCCGATTTCCCATACGGCCGCCGTCGACATGGAAGGCCCACTCCTAGCCGCAGAGATCATCGCCTTCCTGCTCCAGCAACGTCAGCATGACGGATGTTTCGATGAATTTGTCGAGCTGATATGCAGCTATTTCCACGGTCGAGGTGGCGCCACGCCGACCAAGGGAGACATGGACGAGGCTGCGCGCTTTCGCGCGGCACTGGCCAAGTGGAACGATTGTCTAGCGACAGAACGACCGACACCGGGGAACAGCGTCTTGAAGGGAACCTACTCCGTTCATCAAGCAGTTGCTGCTCTGACGTTCTCGGGTGATCCGGATGCCGATTGGGTCATGGTGCGCGGCGTGTTGGAAGCTGGGGCCTGCCAGCGACTGAAGGATGTCGCAAAGGACGCCCGCAACGTGCGCCTACTTGAGCGAGGTATGCAGCTGCGTCGTGGGTTGGCGCAGGATTGGCGCGACATCGGTGGCTATGGCAACGCCCTTGCAATCACCCGCCAGTCGTTTGTTCAAGAGCATTTCGCAACAGCCCATAAGCCGGAATCCGGCATCGTGGTGATGAACATGCATAAGGCGAAGGGAAAGCAATTCGACGAGGTTGTGATCTTTGAAGGATGGCCAAAACGGTTCAAGGGCGAAATCGTGGCAAATCCTGATCGGATCGTTTCCGGCAACGTCCACGACGGCGTGATGACACAGGCGCGTCAGAATTTTCGGGTCAGCGTAACGCGTGCCAAGGAACGCACGACGATCATGACACCAAGGGATGACGTCTGTGTTTTACTCAGGCCTGGAGCGGCGTGA
- a CDS encoding 3'-5' exonuclease, translating into MTLDMNCRTTSSDHLETLAHTLEATGDYRVIRRLKPRPRTVPPSGTPLRLGLLVDVETTGLDPQRDEIIELAMTPFNYGLDGTVFSVGDSFQGMRQPSEPISPEITAITGITNEMVAGQIIDPGVVTTFAAPASLVIAHNAAFDRRFLERFSDVFSTKPWACSLSQVDWASEGFEGTKLAYLAQAAGFFYERHRALHDCLATVELLAMPLPRSGVTGLSRLLEGARAISWRIWAENSPFDLKEILKARGYRWNGDPGPQPRAWYIDVPEAQLETELRFLRTEIYRYEVDPPVRRIDAYARFSDRI; encoded by the coding sequence ATGACGCTGGACATGAATTGTAGAACGACGTCTTCTGACCATCTGGAGACCCTGGCGCACACACTGGAGGCCACGGGGGACTACCGGGTGATCCGGCGTCTCAAGCCGCGCCCTCGCACCGTTCCGCCTTCCGGCACACCGCTGCGCCTTGGCCTGTTGGTCGATGTGGAGACGACGGGGCTCGACCCTCAGCGCGACGAGATCATCGAACTCGCGATGACGCCGTTCAACTACGGCTTGGATGGCACGGTTTTTAGCGTGGGCGACAGCTTTCAAGGTATGCGTCAGCCGAGCGAGCCTATCTCCCCGGAAATCACTGCGATCACGGGGATCACGAATGAAATGGTGGCCGGTCAGATCATCGATCCCGGCGTGGTGACCACATTCGCGGCGCCGGCTTCACTCGTTATCGCACATAACGCCGCGTTCGATCGCCGCTTCCTAGAAAGATTCAGCGACGTATTCTCCACGAAGCCTTGGGCCTGTTCGCTTAGCCAAGTCGACTGGGCATCGGAGGGGTTCGAGGGCACGAAGCTTGCCTATCTCGCTCAAGCCGCCGGCTTCTTCTACGAGCGCCATCGCGCGCTGCACGACTGTCTTGCGACGGTCGAGTTACTGGCTATGCCGCTTCCTAGATCTGGTGTCACGGGCCTCAGCCGCCTCCTAGAGGGAGCCCGTGCCATTTCTTGGCGCATCTGGGCGGAAAACTCGCCCTTTGACCTAAAGGAAATTCTCAAGGCGCGGGGATACCGCTGGAACGGCGATCCCGGTCCGCAACCCCGTGCTTGGTATATCGACGTTCCCGAAGCCCAACTGGAGACGGAGCTGCGGTTCTTGAGAACGGAAATCTATCGGTATGAGGTCGATCCTCCGGTCCGGCGGATCGATGCGTATGCTCGGTTTTCAGACCGGATTTGA
- a CDS encoding thermonuclease family protein, translating to MNHKRLKIGLALLTVLATATVAKADPCKAIPDRGPMPSFLHRGAHFSGPVVYVGDGDSLCVAVGQGSANWVEIRLEDFYAPELHSHNGPAAKAALEKIAMGRSAECVANHQSYDRVVAACRIGGRSIGDLLRAAGTIEGGNGYGPGKQ from the coding sequence ATGAACCATAAACGTCTCAAAATCGGGTTGGCATTGCTAACCGTGCTGGCTACAGCGACCGTCGCCAAAGCTGATCCCTGCAAGGCTATTCCGGATCGTGGGCCGATGCCGTCCTTTCTACACCGCGGCGCGCACTTCTCCGGTCCCGTGGTATATGTCGGTGACGGTGACTCTCTGTGCGTGGCTGTGGGCCAAGGGTCGGCCAACTGGGTAGAGATTCGGCTTGAGGATTTTTATGCGCCGGAACTCCACTCCCACAACGGACCCGCCGCCAAGGCCGCGCTAGAAAAGATCGCGATGGGGCGGAGCGCGGAATGCGTCGCCAACCACCAGTCTTACGACCGCGTCGTCGCCGCTTGCCGGATCGGTGGGCGTTCCATCGGCGATCTGCTGAGAGCTGCCGGGACTATTGAGGGCGGCAATGGATATGGCCCAGGCAAGCAATAA
- a CDS encoding site-specific integrase, whose amino-acid sequence MPSLTDGEIRRALKQVETTGKQLTLVDGEGHGTGRLILVMKPMPTRVTADWMAQQWRDGKRLKKKLGSYPSMPLSKARELFNRDFADMIQKGRSIKIAGDTRPGTVADLFEAYVAYLKDGGKSSWKEAEKGLNKIADTLGRNRPARDIEPDEITAIIRPIYERGKRSMADHVRSYIRSAFSWGLKSEHDYRSTAARRFRLTYNPAAGIPTEPKTIGTRWLSEDEFVRLYRWLECPDTPVHPPYARAVQIIMLTGQRVEEIARLHIDQWDAKERIIDWTKTKNLQPHAVPVPSLAAELIESIIPNEYGWFFPSAKDPSKPVSHGTLYNFIWRQRDRGVIPHATNRDLRRTFKTLAGKAGIPKEMRDRLQNHALQDVSSKHYDRWNYMVEKRAGMAKWDKFVRAMLAKKRLKAAA is encoded by the coding sequence ATGCCAAGCCTTACAGATGGAGAAATTCGCCGCGCCTTGAAGCAGGTGGAAACGACCGGCAAGCAGCTTACCTTGGTCGACGGCGAGGGTCACGGGACCGGCCGCCTGATCCTCGTCATGAAGCCCATGCCGACCCGCGTGACCGCGGACTGGATGGCGCAGCAATGGCGCGACGGGAAACGCCTCAAGAAGAAACTCGGCTCCTATCCGTCGATGCCCCTCAGCAAGGCGCGCGAATTATTCAATCGCGACTTCGCTGACATGATCCAGAAAGGCCGAAGCATAAAAATAGCCGGCGACACGCGGCCGGGGACGGTTGCGGACCTGTTCGAGGCTTATGTAGCGTATCTCAAGGATGGCGGGAAATCGTCCTGGAAGGAAGCTGAAAAGGGCCTCAACAAAATCGCGGATACACTCGGCCGAAACCGCCCGGCCCGCGACATCGAGCCGGATGAGATCACGGCGATCATTCGACCAATATATGAGCGCGGCAAACGTTCAATGGCCGATCATGTACGCAGCTATATTCGATCCGCTTTCAGCTGGGGCTTGAAATCCGAGCACGACTATCGGTCCACCGCCGCGCGTCGCTTCCGTCTGACCTACAATCCCGCTGCGGGCATACCGACGGAACCCAAGACAATTGGGACGCGCTGGTTGAGCGAGGACGAGTTCGTTCGCCTCTATCGCTGGCTCGAATGCCCCGACACCCCGGTTCATCCGCCCTATGCACGCGCCGTTCAGATCATCATGTTGACCGGCCAACGAGTCGAGGAAATCGCTCGCCTGCATATTGATCAATGGGACGCAAAAGAGCGGATCATCGACTGGACTAAGACCAAGAATCTTCAGCCGCACGCTGTTCCAGTGCCATCTTTGGCCGCTGAGCTGATCGAATCGATCATCCCAAACGAGTACGGCTGGTTTTTCCCGTCTGCCAAAGACCCATCAAAGCCCGTCAGCCATGGCACGCTCTACAACTTCATCTGGCGCCAGCGAGATCGCGGCGTAATCCCCCATGCGACCAACCGCGACCTTCGTCGGACCTTCAAAACCTTGGCCGGCAAGGCTGGCATCCCGAAGGAAATGCGCGACCGCCTCCAGAACCACGCCTTACAGGATGTCAGCTCTAAGCATTACGACCGCTGGAACTACATGGTTGAGAAGCGCGCTGGCATGGCCAAATGGGACAAGTTCGTCCGTGCCATGCTGGCCAAAAAGCGGTTGAAGGCAGCAGCATGA
- a CDS encoding RadC family protein, protein MAEGEPPTTELPDHGGHRQRLRDRARRGGVSVLPDYELLELFLFRSIPQRDVKPLAKALLSRFGGLSAVLSAPLEDMLQVSALDNKGRALKMTPDIALDLQLMFEGTRRLMAEPLKRGTVISSWQALLSYLRVTLAHEPREQFRLLFLDKKNQLIADEIMNYGTVDHAPAYPREIMRRALELSASSVILVHNHPTWPFKSRSITHHHTETQHIFSLS, encoded by the coding sequence ATGGCTGAGGGGGAGCCGCCGACAACCGAATTACCAGACCACGGCGGCCATCGTCAGCGGCTGCGCGATCGGGCAAGGCGCGGCGGCGTGTCGGTCCTGCCCGATTACGAACTGCTGGAACTCTTCCTTTTCCGCTCGATCCCCCAGCGCGACGTGAAACCGTTGGCCAAGGCGCTGCTGAGCCGTTTCGGCGGCCTGTCCGCCGTGTTGTCGGCGCCGCTGGAGGACATGCTTCAGGTCTCGGCACTCGACAACAAAGGTCGGGCGTTGAAGATGACACCCGACATCGCGCTCGATCTGCAACTGATGTTCGAAGGGACACGCCGGCTGATGGCCGAGCCGCTGAAGCGCGGCACGGTCATTTCAAGCTGGCAGGCGCTCCTGTCTTATCTGCGCGTGACCCTGGCCCACGAACCGCGCGAGCAGTTCCGCCTGCTGTTCCTCGACAAGAAGAACCAGCTTATCGCTGACGAGATCATGAATTACGGCACGGTCGACCACGCCCCGGCCTATCCGCGCGAGATCATGCGCCGGGCGCTGGAGCTGTCGGCGTCGTCGGTGATTCTGGTGCACAACCATCCCACTTGGCCTTTTAAGTCACGCTCAATCACGCACCATCATACTGAAACACAACACATTTTTAGCTTGTCGTAG
- the map gene encoding type I methionyl aminopeptidase gives MTTDSDYITRTDRIKIHGPEGFEGMRRAGKVAAECLDMLIPYVTPGVKTSYLDDLAREFIFDHGALPACVFYRGYQHTVCISPNHVVCHGIPSEAKTLKDGDIVNIDVTAIVDGWHGDTSRMYEVGTVNQKAKRLVDVTYESLRLGLEQIKPGNTFGDIAHAIQKYAEAQRCTVVRDFCGHGLGQVFHDNPNVLHFGRAGSGPVLEEGMFFTVEPMINLGRPEVKVLNDGWTAVTRDKSLTAQCEHSIGVTKDGIEIFTASDKFRPQPVI, from the coding sequence ATGACCACAGACAGCGATTACATCACCCGCACCGACCGTATCAAAATCCACGGCCCCGAGGGTTTCGAAGGCATGCGCCGCGCCGGCAAGGTCGCCGCCGAATGCCTCGACATGCTCATCCCCTACGTAACGCCGGGCGTGAAGACCTCCTATCTCGACGATCTGGCGCGCGAATTCATCTTCGACCACGGCGCCCTGCCCGCCTGTGTCTTCTATCGCGGCTATCAGCACACGGTTTGTATTTCGCCGAACCACGTGGTCTGTCACGGCATCCCGTCCGAAGCCAAGACGCTGAAAGACGGCGACATCGTCAATATCGATGTTACGGCTATCGTCGACGGCTGGCACGGCGACACCTCGCGCATGTACGAGGTCGGCACCGTTAACCAGAAGGCGAAGCGCCTGGTCGACGTGACCTACGAATCGCTGCGCCTCGGCCTTGAGCAGATCAAGCCGGGCAACACCTTCGGCGACATCGCCCACGCCATCCAGAAATATGCCGAAGCCCAGCGCTGCACCGTAGTGCGCGACTTCTGCGGCCACGGTCTGGGTCAGGTCTTCCACGACAATCCGAACGTCCTGCACTTCGGCCGCGCGGGTTCCGGCCCGGTGCTGGAAGAAGGCATGTTCTTCACCGTCGAGCCGATGATCAATCTCGGCCGCCCGGAGGTGAAGGTGCTCAATGACGGCTGGACCGCTGTGACGCGCGACAAGTCGCTGACGGCCCAGTGCGAACACAGCATCGGCGTGACGAAGGACGGGATTGAGATATTCACGGCCTCGGACAAGTTCCGTCCCCAACCGGTGATCTGA
- a CDS encoding division plane positioning ATPase MipZ, producing MSNARILVFGNEKGGAGKSTVAMHVAAALLHQGKRVAIIDLDLRQRSLAHFFESRKKWAAANEKILPHAVEPFLHKTPAELVKAPDAEAKAAFDRALSEAIDVADYVIIDTPGGDSFLSRRAHAVAHVIITPMNDSFIDFDLLGQVDPVTLDVKRPSIYAETVWNSRKTRATWDGKTIDWIVLRNRLATNQARNAKRIDDRLQALGKRIGFRVAAGLRDRVLYRELFPFGLTVLDLSEDIKPVAVSMAHVSARSEIRAVMLALDLENEAAVSEQLTELGPQLETDEDDFEAAE from the coding sequence ATGTCGAACGCGCGCATTCTGGTTTTTGGCAACGAAAAGGGCGGGGCAGGTAAGTCCACAGTCGCCATGCACGTTGCCGCCGCCCTGCTGCATCAGGGCAAGCGCGTCGCCATTATCGACCTCGACCTGCGTCAGCGCTCGCTGGCGCACTTCTTCGAGAGCCGCAAGAAGTGGGCGGCGGCCAACGAAAAGATACTGCCGCACGCCGTCGAGCCCTTTCTCCACAAGACTCCCGCCGAACTGGTCAAGGCGCCGGACGCCGAGGCCAAGGCCGCCTTCGACCGCGCGCTCAGCGAAGCCATCGACGTCGCCGACTATGTGATCATCGATACGCCGGGCGGCGACAGCTTCCTGTCGCGCCGCGCTCACGCCGTGGCCCACGTCATCATCACGCCGATGAACGACAGCTTTATCGATTTCGACCTCTTGGGTCAGGTCGATCCGGTGACTCTGGACGTCAAACGCCCGTCGATCTACGCCGAAACCGTGTGGAACTCACGCAAGACCCGCGCCACCTGGGACGGCAAGACGATCGACTGGATCGTGCTGCGCAACCGTCTGGCCACCAATCAGGCGCGTAACGCCAAGCGCATCGACGACCGGCTTCAGGCGCTGGGCAAGCGCATCGGCTTCCGCGTCGCGGCGGGCCTGCGCGACCGCGTCCTGTACCGCGAACTCTTCCCGTTCGGCCTGACTGTGCTCGACCTCAGCGAGGATATCAAGCCGGTGGCCGTATCGATGGCGCACGTGTCGGCGCGCAGCGAAATCCGCGCCGTCATGCTGGCGCTCGACCTCGAAAACGAGGCCGCCGTCTCCGAACAGTTGACGGAACTGGGGCCTCAGCTAGAAACGGACGAGGACGATTTCGAAGCGGCTGAGTAA
- a CDS encoding molecular chaperone DnaJ: protein MYLIIAAVAAFALLVWVGRQSRLGKLKPGPWIRQKRALIAVGAVAVAMAGVICVARGQYILASILVSIAFAMAGGARYRPEPRPAGAWTHAEIEAYRTLGLEVGADRRAIVKAWKQHMKAAHPDQGGSDALAAKLNAARDTLLKKR from the coding sequence GTGTATCTGATCATCGCCGCCGTCGCCGCCTTTGCCCTGCTGGTCTGGGTCGGCCGTCAATCGCGGCTGGGCAAGCTCAAACCCGGCCCGTGGATCAGGCAAAAGCGCGCCTTGATCGCCGTAGGGGCCGTGGCCGTGGCCATGGCGGGTGTCATTTGCGTGGCGCGAGGACAATACATTCTGGCCAGCATTCTGGTGTCCATCGCCTTTGCCATGGCGGGCGGGGCGCGGTATCGCCCTGAGCCCAGACCGGCGGGGGCGTGGACACATGCCGAGATCGAGGCCTATCGTACGCTGGGGCTGGAGGTCGGGGCCGACCGCCGCGCCATAGTGAAAGCATGGAAACAGCACATGAAGGCGGCACACCCGGATCAGGGCGGTTCGGACGCGCTAGCGGCGAAGCTCAACGCGGCGCGGGACACGTTATTGAAGAAAAGATAG
- a CDS encoding D-alanyl-D-alanine carboxypeptidase: MRQKTSYAAQVGAAKVRVAAKDGGTLKAMLATTAAALALIGVLAVSPARAQDPAASDRYAAIVVDAQSGEVFYAMRADSPRYPASLTKVMTLYMAFEEMAQGRLKPDDVITLSSHAASMPPTKSGLKAGDTITVDMAMRLIAAYSANDLAAALGEHIGGSEQRFAALMTVKAQELGMTRSNFVNASGLPDSRQVSSARDFAVLARAVMRDFPQYYEYFHVRSVQFNGRTYTNHNPLLAYPGVDGMKTGYINAAGYNLVASQRKGKHRLIAVMLGGSDKAQRREHVTSLMNTGFDVFARRDKGEEILVAQNEFRSAMAPKYQVVGDSTALMAALDAQDTEDGATVQRLSGTAKAPGVVAALSKAEKAADDKASAKKTSTTAAAKKKKKDPDAVWAIQVGAFKQKSLAADWAKDVKKRFPTLKAVESEVSKNEAGRYRTRFIDMTKAEAQKACKAIEAKRLDCMVVKS; the protein is encoded by the coding sequence ATGCGTCAAAAGACTTCTTATGCGGCCCAAGTGGGGGCAGCCAAGGTTCGGGTCGCCGCCAAAGATGGCGGCACGCTCAAGGCGATGCTGGCGACGACCGCCGCCGCCCTGGCCCTGATCGGTGTTCTGGCCGTATCTCCGGCCCGTGCTCAGGACCCGGCGGCCAGCGACCGCTATGCCGCCATCGTGGTCGATGCGCAGTCCGGCGAAGTCTTCTACGCCATGCGCGCGGATAGCCCGCGCTACCCCGCCTCGCTGACCAAGGTCATGACCCTTTACATGGCATTCGAGGAAATGGCGCAGGGCCGCCTCAAGCCGGACGACGTCATCACCCTCTCCTCGCACGCGGCATCCATGCCGCCCACCAAGTCGGGCCTGAAGGCCGGCGACACCATCACGGTCGACATGGCCATGCGCCTGATCGCCGCCTATTCCGCCAACGATCTGGCCGCCGCTCTGGGGGAGCACATCGGCGGTTCGGAACAGCGTTTCGCCGCCCTGATGACCGTCAAGGCGCAGGAACTGGGCATGACGCGCTCGAACTTCGTCAACGCTTCGGGTCTGCCTGACTCGCGTCAGGTGTCGTCGGCGCGCGATTTTGCGGTGCTGGCCCGCGCCGTGATGCGCGACTTCCCGCAATATTACGAATATTTCCACGTGCGTTCGGTGCAGTTCAACGGCCGCACCTATACGAACCACAATCCGCTGCTGGCCTATCCGGGCGTCGACGGCATGAAGACCGGCTATATCAACGCCGCCGGCTATAACCTCGTTGCTTCACAACGCAAGGGCAAGCACCGCCTGATCGCCGTCATGCTGGGCGGCTCGGACAAGGCCCAGCGTCGCGAGCACGTCACCAGCCTGATGAATACCGGCTTCGACGTCTTCGCCCGCCGCGACAAGGGCGAGGAGATTCTCGTCGCCCAGAACGAATTCCGCAGCGCCATGGCACCGAAATATCAGGTGGTCGGCGATTCCACCGCCCTGATGGCGGCGCTCGACGCGCAGGACACCGAGGACGGCGCGACCGTTCAGCGCCTGTCGGGCACGGCCAAGGCCCCCGGCGTAGTGGCCGCCCTGAGCAAGGCTGAAAAGGCCGCCGACGACAAGGCCTCGGCGAAGAAGACCTCGACCACCGCCGCGGCCAAGAAGAAGAAAAAGGACCCGGACGCCGTCTGGGCCATTCAGGTCGGCGCCTTCAAGCAAAAGTCGCTGGCCGCCGATTGGGCCAAGGACGTCAAGAAGCGCTTCCCGACCCTTAAAGCCGTCGAAAGCGAAGTGTCGAAGAACGAAGCCGGCCGCTATCGCACGCGCTTTATCGACATGACCAAGGCCGAGGCGCAAAAGGCCTGCAAGGCCATCGAGGCCAAGCGTCTCGATTGCATGGTGGTGAAGTCGTAA